The following is a genomic window from Candidatus Vondammii sp. HM_W22.
TAACCAAAAACACTGACCGTACCCGTGCCGGTCCGATCCTCTTTACGAGTACCGTTATCACGCACATGACGCATGAGATCGAGATATTGACGCATCTGTTAGTCCATTGTCGTTCTGTTTTTGTAAGCCAGAAAGAGCAGCAATGCCCCTACCAGCAGCATTGGCAGAGTCAGCAGCTGTCCCAGGGTAAACCAGTTGGAAGCAGCAAGATAACCGATATGGGCATCGGGCATCCGCACCATCTCGACAAGGAACCGGAATACCCCATAACTGATCAGAAACAGGCCCGACACCGCCATGGCGGGACGTGGCTTTCTGGAATAGAGCCAAAGGATCAGGAACATGGCCAAACCCTCCAGACCCGCTTCATAAAGTTGGCTGGGATGCAGTGGCGGAGTAAATTCACTCCCCGGCGGCAGTTGCAGCTTGTCTCGGCAGAGTTCGACAAACCGGCCACAGGAGACCTGCATGGCCCAGGGTACGGAGCCTGGACCACCCCAGAGCTCGCCATTGACAAAATTACCCAGACGCCCGGCGCCCAAACCGATAGGGATCAGCGGTGCGATAAAGTCTGTCAGTTGGAAAAAACGCTTCTGATAGCGGCGGCCAAACAGCCACATGGAGAAGAGGACACCGAGCAGACCACCGTGGAAAGACATCCCTCCATCCCATATTCGAAACAGGCTCAGAGGATCATTCAGCAGCCCGGCAAACCCGTAAAAAAGGGTGTAACCCAGGCGTCCGCCCAACACCACACCGAGAACGATATAGAAAAGGAGGTCGTCAATCTGCTCGGCTGTCCAGCCCGAGTCAGGTGCCGCTGCACGTCTGCGGCCCAGCCACCAGCCACCGACAAAACCGACCAGATACATGGCACCATACCAGTGAATACTCACGGGCCCGATAGAGAGAATCACCGGATCTATACTGGGGTAGGTTAACATGGCTGCTATCTTAATCCGCTATTCAATGGAGATCATTAAAATGAATAAAACTTTCTGCTTTTTACTGTTACTCACCAGCAACATGGCCATTGCCGGGGAGGTCGAAATCAAAAATGCACGTATCCAACTCACCGGTACCGACACCTATCGTTTTGATGTCACACTAAACCATGGCAACACCGGCTGGGAGCATTATGCCGACGCTTGGGAGGTCCTCGGGACTAGGGTACTCTACCATCCCCATGTCAATGAACAACCCTTCACCCGATCACTTTCCAATGTCCATATTCCAAAAGAGACACCCTATGTAGAGATACAGGCCCATGAGAAGATACATGGCGATTCGAAGGGACGGTACCGGGTGTGACTGTCCTGAACAGTAAATAGCAGAGACTCCGAAACGATCAAAAGGCAACTCTAATAAGCACAGTGCTTCCAAAGTATTATTCTGTTCTCGCTGGCCGCAGAAAGGGATTCTTTAAATTTCCCCTTTCATTTCTTTCGTCCCTATGTCAAATTAAAGGTTGGGTGCTTTTTTTCGTATTCTTTAAGACAGTCATGATCGCAGAAGCTGACTCGCCTTCTAAGCACGTAACAGACGGCAGCCAAAACAAAAGGTCATCGCGGAATAGAGATGAAAGCAATATCTACTGAACATTGAAACAGGTATTCACATGGCGACGAAGAATCCCCAAGACCTCGGGACTCTAGGTCAACGCATGCGCTCCAAGCGCCAGGAAAAGAGATGGACCCAAGAACAGCTGGCGGTGCTGGCAGGCACTAATCAGGCTGTTATCCAGAAAATTGAGAATGGGAAAAGCCTCCGGCCAAGAAAAATTGACCGGATTGCCGCCGTTCTTGATGTCAATCCGGCTTGGCTGATGTTCGGCGACGAACTGGCAGCCACTCTGCCGGATGAGGCCATGGAAATCGCCGATGCTTGGCAGAAGCTACCTAAACCGCAGCGATCACAGCTGAAGCAAGAGATCCTGAAGCTGGTTAACTAGTATTCGTCCGGAAACAGTGCTGGCCGTCTCTCTCAGGCTGGGATGACATTGTTATAAAACAGTGTGGGTTTCCGGACTCTACTAAAAAGTCGGCAATACCCGCAGGAAAAAGGCCTTTAGATAGGCCGTCTCCGGGATTGCAGGATGTACAGGGTGATCAGCCCCCTGCTGACCCTGCTCCAGTAGCTGCAGGCTTCTGTCAGTATGTCTGGCAGCTTGCTGAACCACCTGCAGCAGGCTGTCTCTGCTCATATGATGAGAGCAGGAAGAGGTGATCAGGATACCGTCTTTAGTCAGTAGCTGAAGCGCCAGCTGATTGAGGCGGCGATAGGCCAGCGTCCCCTCTTTCAGATCCTTTCGTCGCTTGATGAAAGCCGGTGGATCCACCATCACCACATCAAACCGTTCGCCCCCGGCACGCAGCTCACGCATCGCGTCGAAGGCATCGCCCTGAAGTCCTGCAACGCGCTCGCCAACCCCATTCAATGCGGCATTGGCCTCGACAGCATCCAAAGCACTGCTGGAGGAGTCCACGCAGAACACATCCGATGCCCCTCGGACTGCGGCCTGTACACCCCAGGCACCCACATAACTGCAGACATCCAACACCCGCATGCCTTCTACATAGCTGGCCATGCGCAGCCGATTCGCCGCCTGGTCAAAAAACCATCCTGTTTTCTGACCACCCATTGAAGGTATCCTGAAACGCACTCCAAACTCTTCCAGCTCCAGCTCTTCCGGCAGCGCGCCCAATCCATGCTCTACATAAAGATCCAACCCCTCCATCTCCCTTATCTTTGTATCATTACGGAAAAGGACGGCTTCGGGTTTAAGGACTTTCTCCAGCGCAGCCAGAACCTCCACTTTCATCCTCTCCATCCCTGCCGTTGTAATCTGGACGACCAGGTAAGGGCCAAACCGGTCGAACACCAACCCGGGCAATCCATCGCTCTCGCCAAATACCAGCCTGTAATAGGGCGCATCATAGAGCCGCTCGCGTAAACTCAGGGCAATTTTTAACCGATGAACCAGCAGCGACTGAGTCAACGGGTGTTCACGATCCCGGCTGACAATACGGGCACAGATCAGCGAGTGCGGATTCACATACCCGGAGCCCAGCCACTTCCCTTCATGGGTGACAATATCCACCACCTGCCCCGGCTCCATCTCTTTCAGGGGGGTGACTTGGGTATTCACCTCATTACTGTAGATCCAGCAATGTCCTGCACGCAGACGGCGATCCTGTTTTTTCTGCAACTGAAGCGGTGGAAAATTCATTAGCCGAATACCTCTGGGAGATGGTTGGAAAAAATAACAGCGCTGTTGAGAGCCTGGCAAAAACGGATTGTAACTTTTCAGCTGGTTAGTGTCTGTCGAGAAACGGCACTATTTTTCTAGCGAAAGCGGAAAAATACTATTTCAGGCGATTTTAATAGCAATAAGTGAGTTATCAATAAGGCCGATTGGTCTACAATCCTCCCATGAAATTGGCTACTGCAAAGCGCATTAAGAGTTTTCTCCTTATTCCCCTACTGTTACTGACAGGTACTGGGCTGACTGACCAGAAGGCAATCCATGTCACGGTATTGTCAGTGGCTAAACTGCTGTTCTACCCGGAATACTCTGCACCTGCCACCACCATCAGCCTCAACGACAGCCGTATCAGTGCTGAAACCAGCGGGTGCATCCTGCAGATTCCTGTGCTCGTGGGGGAGTCAGTCAATAAGGGCACCCTACTGACTGAGCTGGAGTGTACCACCAACAACCTCCATCTTCGTCAAGCCGATGCAAACCTGATCAGTGCCAAGGCACAGCTGACCCTTGCCACCCGCCAGATCAAGCGCACACAGTCCCTGCTCAAGGACCGAAACATCTCCGAGGAGTTGCTGAACCAGAGGGAGGCGGATCTAAAAAGCGCCAGAGCATCACAAAAAGCCCAGCAGGCTGCGGTGGAAGAGTCAAAACTGGCGGTTTCGCGCTGTAGAGTCACCGCGCCTTTCAAAGGGGTTATCCTCGAGCGGCTTGCCAGCGAAGGAGAGTGGATCACACCTGGCCAGCCCGTCATCAGACTACTGGACAGTGAGCGGCTCGAAGTCTCGGTACAAATCCCTACCGATCAAGTGAGCAGCTTAAATACCACCACCTCATTCAAGTTTGTATCCAATCAGGGGAGCTTTCCACTTCAGCTGCAGCGGATGGTTCCTGTAGTGGAGTCCAGAGGCCGCAATCGGGAAGTACGCCTACTGTTCAGCGACAAACGCGCCCTTCCCGGTAGCAGTGGCAGACTCATCTGGCAATCCCGTCAGAGCCATCTTCCAGCCGACCTGCCGGTTCGCCGGGGGGATCTGCTCGGCCTCTTTTTAGCTGAATCGGGCAAAGCCCGTTTCCAGCCTCTGCCGGATGCACTGGAGGGACACCCGGTAGCAGTGGATCTGCCCGCCTCTGCACAAATTATTATCAATGGACGGCAAGCCCTGAGCAACGGTGACACTATCCTGGTTAACTAGGACCTGTTAACAATAAATCCCAATAGGCTCTGTTGTAGCGTAACGAATAACATGCTGACCCGACTCTATCAGAACCACGTCCTCGCTAACCTTACCTTTGCCATGGTATTGATGGTGGGGTATCTCTCTTACAATTTACTGCCCAGAGAACAGGATCCCAGTATCAATTTCAACTGGATCGATATCACCACGATCTTACCGGGAGCCGCGGCAGAAGATGTCGAGAAGCGAATCACCGAGGTGCTTGAAAAGAAGATCCGCACCATCTCCGATATCAAATTTGTCTCCAGTGTCAGTCGTGAGAGTATCTCCAGCATTCTGGTCCGCTTTGACGATATGCCCGCTGCAAAATTCGACAAGCGGGTAGCTGATCTGCGCCGGGAAGTGCAAAACGCCGAAGATGAGTTGCCGGATGACACCTCCACCCCGTTTGTCTTTGAGATCACCACTGCCAACGCATTTCCCAGCGCCACATTGGCAGTAGTCGGTACAGCAGACGATGAGAATCTTCGACGCCACGCGGAAAATGTAAAAAAGGATGTAGAACGCATCAAGGGAGTAGACCGGCTACTGAAAACAGCCCTGCGCTCACCTGAGTTGCAGGTCAATTTT
Proteins encoded in this region:
- a CDS encoding class I SAM-dependent rRNA methyltransferase, encoding MNFPPLQLQKKQDRRLRAGHCWIYSNEVNTQVTPLKEMEPGQVVDIVTHEGKWLGSGYVNPHSLICARIVSRDREHPLTQSLLVHRLKIALSLRERLYDAPYYRLVFGESDGLPGLVFDRFGPYLVVQITTAGMERMKVEVLAALEKVLKPEAVLFRNDTKIREMEGLDLYVEHGLGALPEELELEEFGVRFRIPSMGGQKTGWFFDQAANRLRMASYVEGMRVLDVCSYVGAWGVQAAVRGASDVFCVDSSSSALDAVEANAALNGVGERVAGLQGDAFDAMRELRAGGERFDVVMVDPPAFIKRRKDLKEGTLAYRRLNQLALQLLTKDGILITSSCSHHMSRDSLLQVVQQAARHTDRSLQLLEQGQQGADHPVHPAIPETAYLKAFFLRVLPTF
- a CDS encoding efflux RND transporter periplasmic adaptor subunit, with the translated sequence MKLATAKRIKSFLLIPLLLLTGTGLTDQKAIHVTVLSVAKLLFYPEYSAPATTISLNDSRISAETSGCILQIPVLVGESVNKGTLLTELECTTNNLHLRQADANLISAKAQLTLATRQIKRTQSLLKDRNISEELLNQREADLKSARASQKAQQAAVEESKLAVSRCRVTAPFKGVILERLASEGEWITPGQPVIRLLDSERLEVSVQIPTDQVSSLNTTTSFKFVSNQGSFPLQLQRMVPVVESRGRNREVRLLFSDKRALPGSSGRLIWQSRQSHLPADLPVRRGDLLGLFLAESGKARFQPLPDALEGHPVAVDLPASAQIIINGRQALSNGDTILVN
- a CDS encoding helix-turn-helix domain-containing protein, with translation MATKNPQDLGTLGQRMRSKRQEKRWTQEQLAVLAGTNQAVIQKIENGKSLRPRKIDRIAAVLDVNPAWLMFGDELAATLPDEAMEIADAWQKLPKPQRSQLKQEILKLVN
- the lgt gene encoding prolipoprotein diacylglyceryl transferase; protein product: MLTYPSIDPVILSIGPVSIHWYGAMYLVGFVGGWWLGRRRAAAPDSGWTAEQIDDLLFYIVLGVVLGGRLGYTLFYGFAGLLNDPLSLFRIWDGGMSFHGGLLGVLFSMWLFGRRYQKRFFQLTDFIAPLIPIGLGAGRLGNFVNGELWGGPGSVPWAMQVSCGRFVELCRDKLQLPPGSEFTPPLHPSQLYEAGLEGLAMFLILWLYSRKPRPAMAVSGLFLISYGVFRFLVEMVRMPDAHIGYLAASNWFTLGQLLTLPMLLVGALLLFLAYKNRTTMD